The following are from one region of the Nostoc cf. commune SO-36 genome:
- the plsY gene encoding glycerol-3-phosphate 1-O-acyltransferase PlsY, translated as MAIWLTLCVLIVVIAYLLGSFPTGYIAVKQLKGIDIREVGSGSTGATNVLRTLGKGPGALVLVLDALKGVLAIALVYWLFNFNPISNYIPPAIDAQLWQPWLITLAGLAAILGHSKSIFLGFTGGKSVAISLGILLAMSWQVGLATAGIFAVVVAISRIVSLSSITGAIAVSIFMVLLHQPLPYILFGIAGGLYVILRHRTNIERLLAGTEPKIGQNVAIPEETI; from the coding sequence ATGGCTATTTGGTTAACTCTGTGCGTGCTAATTGTGGTGATAGCTTACCTGCTGGGTTCTTTTCCCACTGGCTACATTGCTGTGAAGCAGTTAAAGGGTATTGATATTCGGGAAGTTGGTTCAGGTTCCACTGGCGCAACTAATGTACTAAGAACCTTGGGGAAAGGGCCAGGAGCATTGGTTTTAGTACTTGATGCCTTAAAGGGAGTATTAGCGATCGCTCTAGTTTACTGGTTGTTCAATTTTAACCCAATTTCAAATTATATACCTCCAGCGATAGATGCACAACTATGGCAACCGTGGTTAATAACTTTAGCTGGGTTAGCCGCCATCCTCGGACATAGTAAATCAATTTTTTTAGGCTTTACTGGTGGTAAATCTGTTGCTATTAGCTTAGGAATTTTGTTGGCAATGAGTTGGCAGGTAGGTTTAGCAACAGCAGGTATATTTGCCGTCGTTGTGGCGATATCGCGTATTGTCTCTTTGAGTTCAATTACAGGTGCGATCGCAGTTTCCATTTTCATGGTACTTTTGCATCAACCTCTACCCTATATTCTATTTGGGATTGCCGGCGGATTATATGTGATTTTGCGCCATCGTACTAATATTGAACGACTGCTTGCTGGTACTGAGCCAAAAATTGGGCAAAATGTAGCGATACCAGAAGAAACTATATGA
- a CDS encoding DUF3086 domain-containing protein has translation MNSEASQTPEPIDERLAKKQEQNSAVEHPANPSVESVVEIGAISSSEDYTTFEPLISNSEVVDSTVELTENSNGEFVAQLEAENLPLQSEIESGDHSLYTEAEQRVAELQSAQAALNEEIANLQAYYKNLQAQVSETQTSLGRIVQESLVQLEQRKQTLQISVEQLERRQERIRNEMRTTFAGTSQDLAIRVQGFKDYLTGSLQDLASAAEQLQLTPTVVEREKPSVKEAKPVEPQSGIPQFAQQQFQDTTKQIRRLIDQYRNKPDYYGAPWQLRRTFEPIHAERVSNWFFTQGGRGGLRTMGSRLQNILIASATISILHKLHGDRLRTLVLANTPERLGEWRRGLQDCLGIGRPDFGPDRGVVLFEASDALALKADRLTKANQLPLIIIDDSEEQISLSLLQFPLWLAFAPDPKTVRNYDDDF, from the coding sequence ATGAACTCAGAGGCATCTCAAACCCCAGAACCAATTGATGAGCGGTTGGCAAAAAAACAAGAACAGAACAGTGCAGTTGAACATCCAGCAAATCCATCTGTTGAGTCTGTGGTAGAAATAGGAGCCATTAGCTCATCAGAAGACTACACAACTTTTGAGCCACTCATTTCTAATTCAGAAGTGGTAGATTCTACGGTAGAGCTAACAGAAAATTCAAATGGCGAGTTTGTAGCCCAGTTAGAAGCTGAAAATCTCCCGCTTCAGTCAGAAATAGAATCAGGAGATCATTCATTATATACAGAAGCAGAGCAGCGAGTGGCAGAGTTGCAAAGCGCTCAAGCCGCTCTCAATGAAGAAATAGCCAACCTGCAAGCTTATTACAAAAATCTTCAGGCACAGGTTAGTGAAACTCAAACATCACTGGGACGAATCGTACAAGAGTCACTGGTGCAGTTAGAACAACGCAAACAAACCCTGCAAATTTCTGTAGAACAATTAGAACGCCGTCAAGAACGTATCCGCAACGAAATGCGAACTACTTTTGCTGGTACGTCCCAAGACTTGGCAATTAGGGTGCAGGGTTTTAAAGACTATCTCACAGGTAGCTTACAAGATTTAGCCTCAGCCGCCGAGCAGTTGCAACTGACACCAACTGTAGTAGAACGAGAAAAACCATCTGTAAAAGAGGCTAAACCAGTTGAACCACAATCTGGAATACCCCAATTTGCCCAACAGCAGTTTCAAGACACTACAAAGCAAATTCGCCGCTTAATTGACCAATACCGCAATAAACCAGATTACTACGGCGCACCGTGGCAACTACGCCGTACCTTTGAACCAATCCACGCTGAAAGAGTCTCCAACTGGTTTTTTACCCAAGGGGGACGGGGTGGTTTGCGGACAATGGGTAGCCGCTTGCAGAATATCCTGATTGCCTCAGCTACGATTTCGATATTACACAAGCTGCATGGCGATCGCCTCCGTACTTTAGTCTTAGCTAATACGCCGGAGCGATTAGGTGAATGGCGGCGCGGCTTGCAAGACTGTCTGGGAATAGGTCGCCCAGATTTCGGCCCAGACCGGGGTGTGGTATTATTTGAGGCATCTGATGCTCTGGCTCTGAAGGCAGACCGATTGACAAAAGCCAATCAATTGCCCTTAATTATCATTGATGATTCAGAGGAGCAAATCAGTTTGTCACTGCTGCAATTTCCTTTGTGGTTAGCCTTTGCTCCTGACCCCAAAACAGTGAGAAACTATGATGACGACTTTTAA